The Candidatus Binatota bacterium genome contains a region encoding:
- a CDS encoding acyltransferase family protein: MFYFNKVAELAASAIQSGLSLSSSSLPGLPFADLSRELSDKIDQLPIDLNEYGYDPWGFNPDVLKTSMMTAAILYRHYFRVVSVGMDRLPPGRVLLVGNHAGQIAFDGMMVATAMLLEASPPRLARGMGEYWLATLPWLNVLLDRMGHSIGTPSTCAEMLNRDECVLVFPEGVRGMNKVYADAYQLQDFGLGFMRLALETNTPIVPFAVVGSEEQAPGIANLESVAAMLNMPAFPVTLTWPLLGPLGMLPLPVRYHIEFGQAMHFEGDHNDEDDTISHKVDEVKDSIQSMLRRGLAERTSIFL; the protein is encoded by the coding sequence ATGTTCTATTTCAACAAGGTGGCCGAACTGGCAGCCAGCGCCATACAGTCGGGGCTGTCCCTTTCTTCGTCCTCGCTTCCCGGCTTGCCGTTCGCCGACTTGTCCCGCGAGCTGTCCGACAAGATCGACCAGCTGCCCATTGACCTCAACGAATACGGCTACGACCCCTGGGGATTCAACCCCGATGTACTCAAGACCTCGATGATGACGGCTGCCATTCTCTACCGCCATTATTTCAGAGTCGTTTCCGTCGGCATGGACAGGCTGCCGCCCGGCCGCGTGCTGCTGGTGGGAAACCACGCCGGGCAGATCGCCTTTGACGGCATGATGGTGGCCACGGCGATGCTGCTCGAGGCTTCGCCACCGCGGCTGGCTCGCGGCATGGGCGAGTACTGGCTGGCGACCCTGCCCTGGCTCAACGTCCTGTTGGACCGCATGGGCCACTCCATCGGCACGCCATCGACCTGCGCCGAGATGCTCAACAGGGACGAGTGCGTGCTGGTGTTTCCCGAGGGAGTTCGCGGCATGAACAAGGTCTACGCAGACGCTTACCAGCTGCAGGACTTCGGTCTCGGTTTCATGCGGCTGGCACTGGAGACCAACACCCCGATAGTGCCGTTTGCCGTGGTCGGCTCCGAGGAGCAGGCCCCGGGCATCGCCAACCTCGAATCGGTGGCCGCCATGCTCAACATGCCGGCCTTTCCCGTTACGCTGACCTGGCCGCTGCTGGGGCCGCTGGGGATGTTGCCGCTGCCGGTGCGCTACCACATCGAGTTCGGGCAAGCCATGCACTTTGAAGGCGACCACAACGACGAAGACGACACCATCAGCCACAAGGTGGATGAAGTGAAGGACTCCATCCAGTCCATGCTCAGACGTGGACTGGCCGAGCGCACGAGCATCTTTCTGTGA
- a CDS encoding SDR family oxidoreductase codes for MKRLLITGISGGQGRLLAKRLSEGWQITGVDRVPWEGAPEYVDVKTLDLRKKKFEDVLRKNRPDAVVHLAFVRHFRGSNELRHEVNVGGTRRLLNSCARYGVKQVVVLSSAYVYGALPENPMYMAEDSPLNVARNFPDIRDLAEVEGLVSSFLWRYPEISTSILRPVNTLGYYVHSAIGSYLGLDIVPTVTGFNPMLQFIHEEDVCEALALAIEKQLRGVFNVAGPGAVPLKTAIHEIGRRRISVPEPLAHLIIRELFRFRVYDFPPAAMDFIKYPCTVDGSSFVEATGFKPLFSLRDVFASVA; via the coding sequence ATGAAAAGACTACTCATAACAGGGATCTCGGGCGGACAGGGCCGGCTGCTCGCCAAGAGGCTGTCAGAGGGCTGGCAGATCACCGGCGTGGACCGCGTCCCATGGGAGGGCGCACCCGAATATGTTGACGTAAAAACGCTCGACCTGCGCAAGAAAAAGTTCGAAGACGTGCTGCGCAAAAACCGCCCGGACGCCGTGGTGCACCTTGCCTTCGTGCGTCACTTTCGCGGCAGCAACGAGCTGCGCCACGAGGTCAACGTCGGTGGGACGCGCCGCTTGCTCAACTCCTGCGCCCGCTACGGGGTCAAGCAGGTGGTCGTGCTCTCGAGCGCCTACGTCTACGGCGCGTTGCCTGAAAACCCCATGTACATGGCCGAGGACAGCCCTCTGAACGTGGCACGCAATTTTCCCGACATCCGCGACCTGGCCGAGGTGGAAGGCCTGGTCTCGAGTTTCCTGTGGAGGTACCCGGAAATCTCGACGTCGATCCTGCGGCCGGTAAACACGCTGGGCTACTACGTGCACAGTGCCATCGGCAGCTACCTCGGATTGGATATTGTGCCGACAGTGACCGGCTTCAACCCCATGCTGCAATTCATACACGAAGAAGACGTGTGCGAGGCGCTCGCGCTGGCCATAGAAAAACAGCTGCGTGGCGTGTTCAACGTGGCCGGGCCGGGCGCGGTGCCCTTGAAAACTGCGATACACGAAATCGGACGGCGGCGCATATCGGTGCCGGAGCCGTTGGCCCATCTCATCATCCGCGAGCTTTTTCGCTTCCGCGTCTACGACTTCCCGCCCGCGGCCATGGACTTCATAAAATACCCGTGTACGGTTGACGGCAGCAGTTTCGTAGAAGCCACGGGTTTCAAACCCTTGTTTTCACTTAGAGACGTATTCGCGAGCGTGGCCTGA
- a CDS encoding aldehyde dehydrogenase family protein: MAQPATASTTDTLDTNPPTFDILSPVSGQVVGNLPQMDRGQVEAVVARCREAQAVWAALSFSQRARMLRDYRDLLVSRKEEIADVVISETGKPRVDVFATELFYICDGIGYWGRNAARLLADRQVSTHLLKTKKAISTYKPRGVIGMITPWNFPLTLTIGEAIPALMAGNGVVIKPASATPLCAELCCRLADEAGLPEGLLATVTGRGGTGDTLIDFVDMVSFTGSVETGRKVQMRCAEQLKPTTMELGGKDPAIVCADANLDRAANGCVWGSMVNLGQVCMSIERVYAHEDIYDEFVDKVVNVVGQIRQGLGEDADVGSIIHPPQRDIIEDQLDKARASGATVLAGGARPQLEGCWYQPTVLVDVNHDMEIMQEETFGPVIAIQKVKDDAEAIRLANDSRFGLSASVWSRDKEGATNIARRVEAGAVCINDHMIHMLIPEVPMGGIKESGIGRRNGEEGIRKFCSQQTIVIDRFGTNKEPIWYPAPKALAGVLRKVLNLLYRSSWKNKLAS, from the coding sequence ATGGCCCAGCCTGCAACAGCAAGCACGACCGATACCCTGGACACGAACCCCCCGACCTTCGACATCCTGAGCCCCGTGAGCGGCCAGGTCGTCGGCAACCTGCCGCAGATGGACCGCGGGCAGGTGGAAGCCGTGGTCGCGCGCTGCCGCGAGGCCCAGGCGGTCTGGGCGGCACTGAGCTTCAGCCAGCGCGCAAGGATGTTGCGCGACTACCGCGATCTGCTCGTCTCCCGCAAGGAAGAGATCGCCGACGTGGTCATCTCAGAAACCGGCAAACCCCGGGTAGACGTGTTTGCCACCGAGCTTTTCTATATCTGTGATGGCATAGGCTACTGGGGTCGCAACGCGGCCCGCCTGCTGGCCGACCGGCAGGTTTCGACCCACCTGCTCAAAACAAAAAAGGCGATCTCGACCTACAAGCCCCGCGGCGTCATCGGCATGATCACCCCGTGGAACTTTCCGCTGACGTTGACCATCGGCGAGGCCATCCCCGCGCTGATGGCGGGTAACGGCGTGGTCATAAAGCCCGCGTCGGCAACACCGCTGTGCGCCGAACTGTGCTGCCGACTGGCCGACGAAGCGGGGCTGCCCGAGGGCCTGCTGGCCACCGTCACCGGGCGGGGTGGCACCGGCGATACGCTCATCGATTTTGTCGACATGGTGTCGTTCACCGGCAGCGTAGAGACCGGCCGCAAGGTGCAGATGCGCTGCGCCGAGCAACTCAAGCCCACGACCATGGAGCTGGGCGGCAAGGACCCGGCCATCGTGTGCGCCGACGCTAACCTTGACCGGGCCGCCAACGGCTGCGTGTGGGGCAGCATGGTCAATCTCGGCCAGGTCTGCATGTCTATCGAGAGGGTCTACGCCCACGAGGACATATACGACGAATTCGTCGACAAGGTGGTCAACGTTGTAGGCCAGATACGCCAGGGACTGGGCGAAGATGCCGACGTGGGGTCAATAATACACCCGCCCCAGCGCGACATCATCGAAGACCAGCTCGACAAAGCCCGCGCCAGCGGCGCTACCGTGCTCGCCGGCGGAGCCCGGCCCCAGCTGGAAGGCTGCTGGTACCAGCCCACGGTACTGGTCGACGTCAACCACGACATGGAGATCATGCAGGAAGAAACCTTCGGGCCGGTGATCGCGATACAGAAGGTAAAAGACGACGCCGAGGCCATCCGCCTGGCCAACGATTCGCGCTTTGGTCTTTCAGCCTCGGTCTGGTCGCGCGACAAGGAAGGGGCCACCAACATAGCGCGCCGCGTGGAAGCCGGCGCCGTCTGCATCAACGATCACATGATCCACATGCTCATACCCGAAGTGCCCATGGGCGGCATCAAGGAATCGGGCATAGGCCGGCGCAACGGCGAAGAAGGCATACGCAAGTTCTGCAGTCAGCAAACCATTGTCATCGATCGCTTCGGTACGAACAAAGAACCCATCTGGTACCCGGCACCCAAGGCGCTGGCCGGTGTCCTGCGCAAGGTTCTCAACCTGCTGTACCGGTCGAGCTGGAAGAACAAGCTGGCTTCCTGA
- a CDS encoding 3-hydroxyacyl-CoA dehydrogenase family protein, giving the protein MSKVAVLGGGQMGAGIAEAIASRGVEVVLVKATPGPSDAARAGIEKGLARRVDKGKLEQADADAVLARINFTDDLSQAADADLLIESIVEDLEIKRTRFAEADGILKEGAILASNTSTLSISDMQDAVSRKDRFIGLHFFNPATMMKLVEVVGTDSTDAAVLDEVVAFVEQIGKTPVRVKDATGFIVNRLLTPYMVDAIRCLEAGLADIAGIDAAMQLGANHPMGPLALADYIGLDIVCAMAENLHETFGEPTMAPTPLLKRLVEEGKLGRKSKLGFYDYSERPPVPNPDLP; this is encoded by the coding sequence ATTTCAAAAGTAGCAGTACTGGGTGGCGGGCAGATGGGTGCCGGCATAGCCGAGGCCATAGCCTCGCGTGGCGTAGAGGTCGTGCTCGTCAAGGCGACCCCGGGTCCGTCGGACGCGGCCAGGGCCGGGATCGAGAAGGGGCTGGCCAGACGGGTCGACAAGGGCAAGCTCGAGCAGGCAGACGCCGACGCGGTGTTAGCGCGTATAAACTTTACCGACGACCTGTCGCAGGCCGCCGACGCCGACCTGCTCATCGAGTCCATTGTCGAAGACCTCGAAATCAAAAGAACGCGCTTCGCCGAGGCGGACGGCATCCTCAAGGAGGGGGCCATACTCGCGAGTAACACATCGACCCTGTCTATCTCCGACATGCAGGACGCGGTGTCGAGAAAAGACAGGTTCATCGGCCTGCACTTCTTCAACCCGGCCACGATGATGAAGCTGGTCGAGGTAGTAGGCACCGACTCCACCGACGCCGCGGTGCTCGACGAGGTCGTGGCTTTCGTCGAACAGATCGGCAAGACACCGGTACGGGTGAAGGACGCCACCGGGTTTATCGTCAACCGACTGCTCACCCCTTACATGGTCGACGCCATCCGTTGCCTGGAAGCGGGACTGGCCGACATCGCCGGCATAGACGCGGCCATGCAGCTGGGAGCCAACCATCCCATGGGCCCGCTCGCGCTGGCCGACTACATAGGGCTGGACATCGTCTGCGCCATGGCTGAAAACCTGCACGAGACCTTCGGCGAACCCACCATGGCACCGACCCCCTTGCTCAAACGCCTGGTCGAAGAAGGCAAGCTCGGGCGCAAGTCGAAGCTGGGCTTTTACGACTACTCCGAGCGTCCACCGGTGCCCAACCCCGACCTCCCCTGA
- a CDS encoding zinc-binding alcohol dehydrogenase family protein, with product MAVKTEAWVLHAGEKGGSPVSTELVRETFEFDEPGPQEALVEPLIGCMEGNMGHAIERRPIDICLARGEDRVVIGNAGVVRVGKVGDEVSTVKEGDTAILFCNGKADAHGYPERIFAYDAEGSVGMLAKQSRFGQSQLIPLPSNTKYSLEQWAAFSLRYITAWSNWELAYGTLRLLLNETDLPRPRVWGWGGGVTMGELGLAKHAGCDVTQVASTDDRLAMIEAQGIRPVDRREFKDLYFDKSRFRKDEDYTKAYTAAEKTFLAKVRDITDGDMVNIFIDFVGAPVFRATLKALAREGVVTTAGWKEGMMIELVRASECIARHQHVHTHYARYSQGVAAVAFAEEHGWLPPADEHVYGWDEVPDLFKDYNAGNTGWFPVYRIND from the coding sequence ATGGCAGTAAAAACCGAGGCCTGGGTACTACACGCAGGCGAAAAAGGCGGCAGCCCGGTGAGCACCGAGCTGGTACGCGAAACTTTTGAATTCGACGAGCCCGGCCCGCAGGAAGCCCTGGTGGAGCCGCTTATTGGCTGCATGGAAGGCAACATGGGCCACGCCATCGAGCGGCGGCCGATAGATATCTGCCTGGCCCGCGGCGAAGACCGCGTGGTCATAGGCAACGCCGGCGTGGTGCGCGTGGGCAAGGTTGGGGACGAGGTCAGCACCGTCAAGGAAGGCGACACCGCCATTCTCTTCTGCAACGGAAAGGCCGATGCCCACGGCTACCCCGAGAGAATCTTTGCCTACGACGCCGAGGGCAGCGTGGGCATGCTCGCGAAGCAAAGCCGCTTTGGCCAGTCGCAGCTCATCCCCCTGCCCAGCAACACGAAGTACTCGTTGGAGCAGTGGGCCGCGTTCTCGCTGCGCTACATAACGGCGTGGTCCAACTGGGAGCTGGCCTACGGCACCCTGCGCTTGCTCCTCAACGAAACCGACCTGCCCAGGCCGCGGGTGTGGGGCTGGGGTGGCGGCGTCACCATGGGCGAGCTCGGGCTGGCAAAACACGCCGGCTGTGATGTCACCCAGGTGGCTTCCACCGACGACCGCCTGGCCATGATAGAGGCCCAGGGCATTCGCCCGGTTGACCGCCGCGAGTTCAAGGACCTGTATTTTGACAAGTCACGTTTTCGCAAGGACGAGGACTACACCAAGGCTTACACCGCGGCCGAGAAGACCTTTCTCGCCAAGGTGCGCGACATTACCGACGGCGACATGGTGAACATCTTCATCGACTTCGTCGGCGCGCCGGTGTTCAGGGCCACGCTCAAGGCACTGGCGCGTGAGGGCGTGGTGACCACGGCGGGCTGGAAAGAGGGCATGATGATTGAGCTGGTGCGAGCCAGCGAGTGTATCGCCCGCCACCAGCACGTGCACACGCACTACGCGCGTTACAGCCAGGGCGTGGCGGCCGTGGCCTTTGCCGAAGAGCACGGCTGGCTGCCGCCTGCCGACGAGCACGTTTACGGCTGGGACGAAGTGCCCGACCTCTTCAAGGACTACAACGCGGGCAACACGGGATGGTTCCCGGTCTACCGCATCAACGACTGA
- a CDS encoding pyridine nucleotide-disulfide oxidoreductase — MLQLKIDGFSYQDLFDPARLAELSERFYSWLAAADAGLAARFEQYRSGAEISAVDESNLLVEMASSQSTFVAQLFGIEAAVGELAEGVKELGPLWQFKKQFLGKRVKKITDDDLQGFDADAFDQVVLDLASGAGATTAHAELVFSALVCDLLADPDDSPAHGTIDALDSWSSGGAEGEALADKFLGDAALWCRVRSSQGDQQSLTSGWASFKTPEKIDFDQLVELEHPDPERPWLMEGPADSMRRRDGFELTDRRYDRKQVMSEVDYCILCHARDKDSCSKGVFGKDGHLASNPLGIELGGCPLDEKISEMHACQAEGDSIAALALIMIDNPMVPGTGHRICNDCMKGCIYQKFEPVNIPQIETRVLTDVLDLPWGFEVYSLLSRWNPINRRCPQTKPYNGRNVLVVGLGPAGYTLAHYLLTEGFGVVGVDGLKLEPLPKGLGGPAPEPVADFSELYEELDERPLMGFGGVAEYGITVRWDKNFLQVMRACLSRQPRFRAYGGVRFGGTLMIEDAWELGFDHVAIATGAGKPTVLKMKNNLIRGVRKASDFLMGLQLTGAQKKSSMTNLQVRLPAVVVGGGLTAIDTSTEVMAYYPVQVEKTLDRYETLVEENGEEAVRALYFGDEEPAILDEFLEHGRAIRAERGRAEAAGELPNFVPLLRSWGGVTMAYRKGLVDSPAYRLNHEEVSKALEEGIWYAETLSPTEALQDEYGALDGLLFEQQEGVDGRWAGTGETVKLPARALFVAAGTSPNVVYEREHPGSFEMDERGRFFKRFRIEKDSASQNGSGQDGPSPYPVVDEPFEGKPGVFTSHTSGAEGGPQRLVSYFGDNHPDYAGNVVKAMASARDGYPQIVNLFADEIAGLDAADQPVRESEWDTMAARLEEGLMPRVHEVIRLTSNIIEVVVKAPFATRHFEPGQFYRLQNYETLAPEVNGTTLAAEGMALTGAWVDREQGLLSTIVLEMGGSSRLCATWEPGTPLVLMGPTGAPTEIPTGETIILFGGGLGNAVQFSIGRAMRERGNKVIYFAAYKSPDDVYHVDDIEAAADVVVWSVDQGEPIKPRRDQDRSTVGNVLQALEAYAKGEMGEPLIDVAEASRLIAIGSDRMMSAVAQAVRGSHAKFLSPDLLALGSINSTMQCMMKEICAQCLQKHIDPETGEELPPVFSCFNQDQRLDRVDFANLNDRLRANGVLEKLTNAWLTHLFIAGDIARA, encoded by the coding sequence ATGCTGCAACTCAAGATCGATGGATTCTCTTACCAGGACCTCTTCGACCCGGCCCGCCTGGCCGAACTGAGCGAGCGCTTCTACTCCTGGTTGGCGGCGGCCGACGCCGGGCTAGCGGCCCGTTTTGAGCAGTACCGCTCTGGTGCCGAGATCTCGGCCGTAGACGAGAGCAACCTGTTGGTCGAGATGGCCAGCAGCCAGTCGACCTTCGTTGCGCAGCTTTTCGGCATAGAAGCGGCCGTTGGCGAGCTGGCCGAAGGCGTCAAAGAGCTGGGCCCGCTGTGGCAGTTCAAGAAGCAGTTTCTCGGCAAGCGTGTAAAGAAAATCACCGACGATGATCTGCAGGGCTTCGACGCCGACGCTTTTGACCAGGTCGTGCTCGACCTCGCATCAGGGGCGGGGGCCACCACGGCCCACGCTGAGCTCGTTTTTTCTGCCCTCGTCTGTGACCTGCTGGCCGATCCGGATGACTCGCCGGCCCACGGCACCATCGACGCGCTGGACTCCTGGTCATCCGGGGGCGCCGAGGGTGAAGCGCTGGCCGATAAGTTTCTCGGCGATGCGGCCCTATGGTGTCGCGTTCGCTCCAGCCAGGGCGATCAGCAATCGCTGACCTCGGGCTGGGCCAGCTTCAAGACCCCCGAGAAAATCGACTTCGACCAGCTCGTGGAGCTCGAGCATCCGGACCCCGAGCGGCCGTGGCTCATGGAAGGCCCCGCCGACAGCATGCGTCGTCGCGACGGCTTTGAACTCACCGACCGTCGCTACGATCGCAAGCAGGTCATGTCCGAAGTCGACTACTGCATACTTTGCCACGCCCGCGACAAGGACTCCTGCAGCAAGGGCGTGTTCGGCAAGGACGGCCACTTGGCCAGTAACCCGCTTGGCATAGAGCTCGGCGGTTGCCCGCTGGACGAAAAAATCTCGGAAATGCACGCCTGCCAGGCCGAGGGTGACAGTATCGCGGCCCTGGCGTTGATCATGATCGACAACCCCATGGTGCCGGGCACCGGTCACCGTATATGCAACGATTGCATGAAGGGCTGCATCTACCAGAAGTTTGAGCCGGTCAACATCCCCCAGATCGAAACCCGCGTGCTCACCGACGTGCTCGACCTTCCCTGGGGCTTCGAGGTATACAGCCTCCTGAGCAGGTGGAATCCCATCAACCGTCGCTGCCCGCAGACCAAGCCTTACAACGGGCGCAACGTGCTCGTGGTGGGGCTCGGGCCCGCCGGTTACACTCTTGCCCACTACCTGCTGACAGAGGGTTTCGGCGTGGTCGGTGTCGACGGCCTCAAGCTCGAACCCCTGCCCAAGGGTCTGGGTGGGCCGGCGCCGGAACCGGTAGCCGATTTTTCGGAACTCTACGAGGAGCTCGACGAGCGTCCGCTCATGGGTTTCGGCGGCGTGGCCGAGTATGGCATCACCGTGCGCTGGGACAAGAACTTTCTCCAGGTCATGCGTGCGTGCCTGTCGCGGCAACCGAGGTTCAGGGCTTACGGTGGGGTGCGTTTTGGCGGCACCCTGATGATTGAAGACGCCTGGGAGCTCGGCTTCGACCACGTCGCCATAGCCACCGGCGCGGGCAAGCCGACGGTGCTCAAGATGAAGAACAATCTCATCAGGGGCGTGCGTAAGGCGTCTGACTTCCTGATGGGGTTGCAGCTGACCGGTGCCCAGAAGAAATCATCGATGACCAACCTGCAGGTGCGCCTGCCAGCGGTGGTGGTGGGTGGAGGCCTGACAGCAATAGACACCAGCACCGAGGTCATGGCCTACTACCCGGTGCAGGTAGAGAAGACGCTGGACCGCTACGAGACCCTTGTTGAAGAAAACGGTGAGGAAGCCGTACGCGCGTTATATTTTGGTGATGAAGAGCCGGCCATACTCGATGAGTTTCTCGAGCACGGCCGCGCGATCCGAGCCGAGAGAGGCCGCGCCGAGGCTGCCGGTGAGCTGCCCAATTTCGTACCACTGCTGAGGTCCTGGGGTGGCGTGACGATGGCCTACCGCAAGGGCCTGGTCGATTCGCCGGCCTACAGGCTCAACCACGAAGAGGTGAGCAAGGCGCTGGAAGAAGGCATCTGGTACGCCGAGACGCTCAGCCCCACCGAGGCGCTGCAGGACGAGTACGGCGCGCTTGACGGGCTGTTGTTCGAGCAGCAGGAAGGGGTTGACGGTCGCTGGGCCGGCACGGGAGAGACCGTGAAACTACCCGCCCGCGCCCTGTTTGTCGCCGCCGGCACTTCGCCCAACGTGGTTTACGAGCGCGAGCATCCGGGCAGTTTCGAGATGGATGAACGCGGCAGGTTCTTCAAGCGCTTTCGGATAGAGAAGGATAGCGCCAGCCAGAACGGTTCAGGCCAGGACGGGCCGTCTCCCTACCCCGTGGTCGACGAGCCGTTCGAGGGCAAGCCCGGGGTGTTCACCTCGCATACGTCCGGCGCCGAAGGTGGCCCGCAGCGGCTGGTTTCTTACTTCGGCGACAACCATCCCGACTATGCCGGCAACGTGGTCAAGGCCATGGCCTCGGCCCGCGACGGTTACCCGCAGATAGTCAATCTTTTTGCCGACGAGATAGCCGGACTCGATGCCGCCGACCAACCCGTCCGCGAGAGCGAGTGGGACACTATGGCCGCTCGGCTCGAAGAAGGTCTGATGCCGCGCGTGCACGAAGTCATAAGGCTCACCTCCAATATCATCGAGGTAGTGGTCAAGGCGCCTTTTGCCACCCGGCACTTTGAGCCCGGGCAGTTCTACCGCCTGCAGAACTACGAGACGCTTGCCCCCGAGGTCAACGGCACCACGCTTGCCGCCGAGGGCATGGCACTCACCGGGGCCTGGGTCGATCGAGAGCAGGGACTGCTCTCGACCATAGTGCTCGAGATGGGGGGCAGCTCGCGACTGTGTGCCACCTGGGAGCCGGGCACCCCGCTGGTGCTCATGGGACCCACCGGCGCGCCTACCGAGATACCCACGGGCGAAACCATAATCCTTTTCGGCGGTGGCCTTGGCAACGCTGTGCAGTTTTCAATCGGCCGTGCCATGCGCGAGCGCGGCAACAAGGTCATCTATTTTGCGGCCTACAAGAGCCCCGACGATGTTTACCACGTGGACGACATCGAGGCTGCCGCCGACGTGGTGGTGTGGTCGGTCGACCAGGGCGAGCCTATAAAGCCCCGCCGTGACCAGGATCGCAGCACGGTGGGCAACGTGTTGCAGGCTCTCGAAGCTTACGCCAAGGGCGAGATGGGTGAGCCGCTCATCGATGTTGCCGAGGCCTCCAGGCTTATAGCCATCGGCTCGGATCGCATGATGTCGGCCGTGGCGCAGGCGGTGCGTGGCAGCCACGCGAAGTTCCTGTCGCCCGACCTGCTGGCCCTGGGGTCTATCAACTCCACCATGCAGTGCATGATGAAAGAGATCTGCGCCCAGTGCCTGCAGAAGCACATCGATCCCGAAACCGGTGAAGAGCTGCCGCCGGTGTTCTCCTGCTTCAACCAGGACCAGCGACTTGACCGGGTTGATTTTGCCAACCTCAACGATCGCCTGCGTGCCAACGGCGTGCTCGAGAAGCTCACCAACGCCTGGCTGACCCACCTGTTCATCGCCGGCGACATCGCCCGCGCCTGA